Proteins encoded in a region of the Leptolyngbya subtilissima AS-A7 genome:
- a CDS encoding helix-turn-helix domain-containing protein, translating into MGRAGKALREVLTQYGISQNSLAVKMGLQRSAIYKWFHEERDPTAETVADIVEALKDLSDEAAASFVYLYLGEMLKGEINEQDKST; encoded by the coding sequence ATGGGAAGAGCAGGAAAAGCGCTACGGGAAGTCCTCACGCAGTACGGCATTAGCCAAAATAGCCTCGCCGTCAAAATGGGTTTGCAGCGATCGGCTATCTACAAGTGGTTCCACGAAGAACGTGACCCCACCGCAGAGACAGTAGCGGATATTGTAGAAGCTCTAAAAGACTTAAGTGACGAAGCAGCAGCAAGTTTTGTCTATCTTTACTTAGGCGAAATGCTGAAAGGTGAGATCAACGAGCAGGACAAATCCACCTAA
- the hisH gene encoding imidazole glycerol phosphate synthase subunit HisH, which produces MANIAVIDYDMGNLHSACKGLALAGATPQITDVVADLEAADALVLPGDGAFDPAMRHLREKGLVEPIKAAIAAGKPFLGICLGLQLLFDGSDEGIEPGLGIIPGRIKKFQKEPDIAIPHMGWNQLTLTQPQCPLWQGVSDGDWVYFVHSYYAEPSNPAVNAATTTHGTQTVTAAIAQDNILAMQYHPEKSAPAGLVMLANFVALVKAQTPMAVA; this is translated from the coding sequence ATGGCTAATATTGCCGTGATTGACTACGACATGGGCAACCTGCACTCGGCCTGCAAAGGTTTGGCACTGGCGGGGGCAACACCGCAGATCACTGACGTGGTGGCCGATCTAGAGGCCGCCGATGCCCTGGTGCTACCCGGCGATGGGGCCTTTGACCCAGCGATGCGGCACCTGCGCGAGAAGGGACTGGTGGAGCCGATTAAAGCGGCGATCGCAGCGGGCAAACCGTTTCTCGGCATCTGTCTGGGCCTACAGCTGTTGTTTGACGGCAGTGATGAAGGCATAGAGCCAGGGCTGGGCATCATTCCCGGACGCATTAAGAAGTTTCAGAAAGAGCCCGACATTGCGATCCCCCATATGGGCTGGAACCAGCTGACGCTGACGCAGCCCCAGTGCCCGCTGTGGCAAGGGGTGAGCGATGGCGACTGGGTGTACTTTGTGCACTCCTACTATGCTGAGCCGAGCAACCCGGCGGTGAATGCGGCGACAACAACCCACGGCACCCAGACGGTGACAGCGGCGATCGCCCAAGACAACATCCTCGCCATGCAGTATCACCCTGAAAAGTCTGCCCCCGCTGGCCTGGTCATGCTGGCCAACTTCGTTGCCCTGGTAAAAGCTCAAACCCCTATGGCTGTTGCCTAG
- a CDS encoding REP-associated tyrosine transposase, protein MPDYRRCYQPGGSFFFTHVTYQRYPWLCTDLGRQSLRHAIITVRQKYPFTIDAFVLLPDHFHCIWTLPDKDVDYAKRWRLIKLMVTKACGQELTLPSEKSPSGERRREGNLWQRRYWESCIRNEQDFVSHCEYIHNNPVKHGLVECPTDWAFSSVHRYLREER, encoded by the coding sequence ATGCCCGACTACCGACGTTGCTACCAACCCGGCGGCAGCTTCTTCTTCACCCACGTTACCTATCAACGCTATCCCTGGCTCTGTACCGACTTGGGCAGGCAGTCCTTACGTCATGCCATCATCACAGTGCGGCAGAAGTATCCTTTTACCATTGATGCCTTTGTGCTCTTGCCCGACCATTTTCATTGCATTTGGACATTGCCTGACAAGGATGTCGACTACGCTAAGCGGTGGCGGTTGATCAAGCTGATGGTGACAAAAGCTTGCGGCCAGGAGTTAACGCTGCCATCTGAGAAAAGCCCATCGGGAGAGCGGCGTAGGGAAGGAAATTTGTGGCAGAGGCGCTATTGGGAAAGCTGCATTCGAAATGAGCAGGATTTTGTGAGCCATTGTGAGTACATTCACAACAACCCGGTGAAGCATGGGTTGGTAGAGTGCCCAACGGATTGGGCGTTTTCAAGTGTGCATCGGTATTTGCGGGAGGAGCGGTAG
- a CDS encoding OmpA family protein, whose protein sequence is MNQRWWIGYGAIALGLPAVGLAIAPALGQSTIATYSMRVTSAEDGPVQPDQGLTLREAIELANGTLIPEQLSEAEQALVQPLPVGQGSRIGFDLSAGQTTIALVDLLPEIVAPELVIDGTTQAGYDAEATYDPKFPAAPVVSLTVAEGSEVARGLTIAADGVTVRGLSLYGFRTSERATQTTPPSDIFISALAPPVDASPLSPALELFRLDQPDLAPRGVVIEQNWLGLPPDGEFPTVPSAFGVTVFNAVETTVRNNRIQNHDGSAIITGFRADGLQVSENAIIGNGLAGMPDAIRLEGTIAASAITDNLICANDGSGIYLFKSEGATQISGNAIQYNGRRFERAAVYLMGSDHQLSDNFIGYQPGPGVAVTAYPLSHRNQIRGNRYAELDGLAIDLNTQGNTEVQDFQKGDGPNPPRNSHHRRRETGNAAINAPQFDAYSFASGAAEVTLTGTADPGSEVDLYRVTEDGFPYSPLTEPLGTVTTSPEGTFSASLALPPGTRVSAIATDPEWGTSEPAAVAAVLAADGTQPDLPATPVEPPSCNPPTPPPAPVEPPPPLEPLRLEIPRNVHFALDRSNISAESAGVLDQIAAALLEYPFLTVELHGHTDPRASNAYNLALSERRSLAAREYLIRKGVPLERMRIVPFGETQRRSQGSGRVDYARDRRVEFIFTDVRGLDIIFLNQEADLQLE, encoded by the coding sequence ATGAATCAACGGTGGTGGATCGGATATGGTGCGATCGCTCTGGGCCTGCCAGCTGTGGGCTTGGCGATCGCCCCGGCTTTGGGGCAGTCAACGATAGCGACCTACAGCATGCGGGTAACCAGCGCTGAGGATGGACCGGTGCAGCCCGACCAAGGGCTGACGCTGCGAGAGGCGATCGAGCTGGCCAATGGCACCCTTATCCCTGAGCAACTGAGTGAGGCTGAGCAGGCCTTAGTGCAGCCTTTACCGGTGGGCCAAGGATCGCGCATTGGTTTTGACCTGTCGGCGGGGCAAACCACGATCGCGCTAGTCGATCTACTGCCTGAGATTGTGGCCCCAGAGCTGGTGATCGACGGCACCACTCAGGCAGGCTATGACGCCGAAGCCACCTACGACCCTAAGTTTCCGGCTGCGCCAGTGGTGAGTTTGACGGTGGCAGAGGGCAGCGAGGTGGCTCGCGGCCTGACTATTGCCGCCGATGGGGTGACGGTGCGGGGGTTGAGTTTGTATGGATTTCGCACCAGCGAGCGAGCCACCCAGACCACGCCGCCTTCGGATATTTTTATCAGCGCCCTGGCGCCCCCGGTGGACGCTAGCCCCCTCAGTCCGGCTCTAGAGCTATTTCGTCTCGATCAGCCTGACCTGGCTCCACGCGGGGTAGTGATTGAGCAAAACTGGCTGGGGTTGCCCCCTGATGGGGAGTTCCCCACGGTGCCTTCGGCCTTTGGGGTGACGGTGTTTAATGCCGTGGAGACCACGGTTCGCAACAACCGTATTCAAAACCACGACGGCAGCGCCATCATTACGGGCTTTCGGGCCGATGGCTTGCAGGTGAGCGAGAACGCCATCATCGGCAACGGTCTGGCCGGCATGCCCGACGCCATTCGCTTAGAGGGCACCATCGCCGCCAGCGCTATTACCGACAACTTGATCTGCGCCAACGACGGCAGCGGCATTTATTTGTTTAAGTCGGAGGGGGCCACCCAAATCTCAGGCAACGCCATTCAGTACAACGGGCGGCGGTTTGAGCGGGCGGCGGTGTATCTAATGGGCAGCGACCACCAGCTCAGCGACAACTTTATTGGCTACCAGCCTGGGCCAGGGGTGGCAGTAACGGCCTACCCCCTCAGCCACCGCAACCAAATTCGCGGCAACCGTTACGCGGAGCTAGATGGCCTGGCCATTGACCTCAACACCCAGGGCAACACTGAGGTACAAGACTTTCAGAAGGGGGATGGGCCAAACCCGCCGCGCAACTCGCACCACCGCCGCCGCGAGACCGGCAACGCCGCCATCAACGCCCCTCAATTTGACGCCTACAGCTTTGCCAGCGGCGCAGCGGAGGTCACTCTCACGGGCACCGCCGACCCCGGCAGCGAGGTCGATCTGTACCGCGTGACGGAAGATGGCTTTCCCTACAGTCCGCTGACTGAGCCGTTGGGAACGGTGACCACCAGCCCTGAGGGCACCTTTAGCGCCAGTCTGGCGCTGCCTCCCGGTACGCGGGTGAGCGCGATCGCCACTGACCCCGAGTGGGGCACCTCAGAACCGGCCGCTGTGGCGGCTGTGCTCGCCGCCGACGGTACCCAGCCTGACCTGCCTGCCACCCCAGTAGAGCCGCCTAGCTGTAATCCACCCACACCGCCACCTGCGCCCGTTGAGCCACCGCCGCCGCTGGAACCCTTGCGCCTTGAAATTCCGCGCAACGTTCACTTTGCCCTCGATCGCTCCAACATCAGCGCCGAGAGCGCTGGGGTGCTCGACCAGATTGCCGCTGCCCTGCTGGAATATCCTTTCCTAACGGTGGAACTGCACGGCCACACCGACCCCCGTGCTAGCAATGCCTACAACCTGGCCCTCAGCGAGCGCCGCTCCTTGGCCGCCCGCGAGTACCTCATTCGCAAGGGGGTGCCCCTAGAGCGCATGCGAATTGTGCCCTTTGGTGAAACCCAGCGCCGCAGCCAGGGCAGCGGCCGCGTAGACTATGCCCGCGATCGCCGGGTTGAGTTTATCTTCACCGACGTGCGAGGTCTAGATATCATCTTCCTGAATCAAGAGGCCGACCTCCAGCTTGAGTAG
- a CDS encoding peptidase C15, with amino-acid sequence MLLTTFAPWRAHQPSNAADDLVAYLQQQQQIPPGTTVLRHIPVSFELAPIRVMAKLVELRSPVVVCCGMAEGRSHLHLERYGKGKDIALQSSLPLAALLANTHLSGVSDDAGTYVCNHLYYRLLEVIAQHRWPVQALFVHIPPLTPATRPIFAHDLALILKRLTLLASRSA; translated from the coding sequence ATGCTCCTCACCACCTTCGCTCCCTGGCGGGCCCATCAGCCATCCAACGCCGCCGACGATCTGGTTGCTTATCTGCAACAGCAGCAGCAGATTCCTCCCGGCACCACTGTGCTGCGCCACATCCCGGTCAGCTTTGAGCTGGCCCCCATTCGAGTGATGGCTAAGCTGGTCGAACTGCGATCGCCGGTGGTGGTGTGCTGCGGCATGGCCGAGGGTCGTAGCCACCTGCACTTAGAGCGCTACGGCAAAGGAAAGGATATAGCGCTACAGAGTTCTCTGCCGTTGGCGGCACTGCTGGCCAACACCCACCTCAGCGGTGTTAGCGACGACGCGGGCACCTACGTCTGCAACCACCTGTATTACCGGCTACTGGAGGTGATCGCCCAGCATCGCTGGCCCGTCCAAGCCCTCTTTGTCCACATTCCACCTCTGACCCCAGCAACGCGCCCTATATTTGCCCACGACCTAGCCCTCATACTAAAACGGCTGACCCTATTGGCCAGCCGTTCTGCGTAG
- the rsmD gene encoding 16S rRNA (guanine(966)-N(2))-methyltransferase RsmD, which yields MLRIYGNRALKTLPGLDTRPTAARVREALFNIWQGRIADCRWLDLCTGSGAMGAEALCRGAAEVVGIEKSPDAYTITRENWQKVAQPDQTFSLFRGDVVKQLSRLHRQPFDCIYFDPPYDSELYLPVLERVASLSLLQPTGEIAVEHRPDAWVPIAIPGLELVRQKHYGTTHLAFYAPEAPTA from the coding sequence ATGCTGCGTATTTACGGCAATCGCGCCCTTAAAACCCTGCCCGGTCTAGACACCCGCCCCACTGCGGCACGGGTGCGCGAGGCACTATTCAACATCTGGCAGGGTCGCATTGCCGACTGCCGCTGGCTTGATCTGTGCACGGGCAGCGGTGCGATGGGGGCCGAGGCACTGTGTCGCGGCGCGGCAGAAGTGGTAGGGATTGAGAAGTCGCCGGATGCCTACACCATTACCCGCGAAAACTGGCAAAAAGTGGCTCAGCCCGACCAAACTTTCAGCCTGTTTCGCGGCGATGTGGTGAAGCAGCTATCACGGCTGCACAGGCAACCCTTCGACTGCATTTACTTCGACCCGCCCTACGACAGCGAGCTGTACCTGCCTGTTCTTGAACGGGTGGCGAGCCTAAGTCTGCTTCAGCCCACGGGCGAGATTGCTGTGGAGCATCGACCCGATGCCTGGGTTCCGATTGCTATTCCTGGGCTAGAGTTGGTGCGGCAAAAGCACTACGGCACAACCCATCTGGCGTTTTATGCCCCTGAGGCACCCACTGCTTAA
- a CDS encoding TonB-dependent receptor — MPLSSRSLGLGLLTTLAGSFGMLLPGHAAPEDLSTAADLELSGGPSAAVQSIVEPTTESAAAIETLELPLPESPSTNSEAVVATTAAQPWADSTAAIAAATVLPSGDLSAVPESPVPGEGGVPLANRSENSELFEFQFGGDQLPLNPPPTQPLRPVVPQPEVAAYSITVEPERDIQIPANGRSALTLVGAVTAAEGGPLDDNVVVTLTSSAGEFVGADYDSDRSGFQVLARQGLFEARLRSTLDAQSVTVQAMVDSRTLRELDPTLRQDYPALEATTQVSFVTDLRPTIISGVVDFRIGRGGTNLLGSFRDFLSTDSLNQDVEVSFTTGLFATGALGDWSFTGAYNNTRGLNDRCDGNSLYRDVQACDQTYPVYGDSSTTDFLTESIDSLYLRFQRDSLAPDADPDYFMWGDYSTQEFAGESQQFTATVRELHGFKGNYTFGNGLQLTAMYGDNVRPFQRDTIAPDGTSGYYFLSRRLVLRGSENVFIEAEEFNRPGTVLERTPLYRGVDYDIDYDRGTLLFRQPVRAVDLNPLGTTLVRRIVVTYQVDDASVRGSLYAGRLQYRPQGDSGGVVGATLLTENQGAQDFTLYGFDFQWPLGDLGQVTGEYARSSFNTGATNNQGNAYRVELSATPFEGITGQAYYRSTDSGFNNTATSSFSPGQTRWGAQVRAQVGAQTQLRALVDQERNVGNAVAVQTTAIGLFQPGFNPVRGGVIDNTLTEIRAGVVQQIGSATLGVDFVNRSREDRLTNFSTDANQLVSRLNLPLTATLSALAQSEINLSAGDPLYPTRNTVGLEWAVQPGVSLRLAQQFLSGVQGPSSITSLDTIVDYQLDDNTTLTNRYSLLGGYNGITGQGAVGLNHRLTLAPGLRATFGFERIFGDAFNLTGLGQQFAQPFAVGQGASGLGLQASTVYSVGLEYTDNPDWQASGRIEYRDSPGSSNLVLGAAAAGRITDALTGLARFEMGNFANQTITDQLGDSSTLRLGLAYRNPVSDQFNGLLSYEFRNNPSSTPNSILQGVSSEAQDHTLSLEGIYAPNYRWEFYGKYGLRYSTANLAQDIGFSNSIHLAQARATYRFAYRWDVGAEVRWLGQPVVGYNETGFALEAGYYLTPDVRLGLGYSFGGASDGSFVGGGGYRSASGPYFGITAKVNQLFNRFGVQPVSPPQQQESYVDEAALIDRPEADATGTAPGGEE; from the coding sequence ATGCCTCTGTCTTCTCGTTCGCTGGGGTTGGGCCTGTTGACAACTCTGGCTGGCTCATTCGGAATGTTGCTGCCCGGCCATGCCGCCCCTGAAGATCTGAGTACGGCAGCGGATCTGGAACTCTCCGGTGGCCCAAGTGCAGCGGTGCAATCCATCGTTGAACCTACGACCGAATCTGCCGCCGCCATTGAAACGCTAGAGCTACCTCTGCCAGAGTCGCCATCGACGAACTCTGAGGCCGTTGTTGCGACTACAGCTGCACAGCCTTGGGCAGATTCAACGGCGGCGATCGCCGCCGCCACCGTCCTCCCCTCAGGCGATCTGTCTGCTGTGCCTGAGTCCCCCGTGCCTGGAGAGGGTGGGGTGCCCTTAGCTAATCGCAGTGAAAACTCTGAGCTGTTTGAGTTTCAATTTGGCGGCGACCAGCTACCGCTCAACCCGCCCCCCACTCAGCCGCTGCGGCCTGTTGTGCCTCAGCCCGAGGTGGCGGCTTACAGCATTACCGTCGAACCCGAGCGCGACATTCAAATACCCGCTAACGGGCGATCAGCTCTGACTTTAGTAGGCGCTGTCACCGCCGCTGAGGGCGGGCCCCTCGATGACAATGTGGTGGTTACTTTAACCAGTAGCGCCGGCGAATTTGTTGGAGCCGACTACGACAGCGATCGCAGCGGGTTTCAGGTTCTGGCTCGACAGGGTCTGTTTGAGGCACGGCTGCGATCGACCCTCGATGCCCAGTCCGTTACCGTGCAGGCCATGGTCGATTCGCGCACCCTGCGCGAGCTTGACCCCACGCTGCGCCAGGACTACCCCGCCCTAGAGGCCACCACGCAGGTCAGCTTCGTCACCGACCTGCGCCCCACCATTATTTCTGGGGTGGTCGACTTCCGCATCGGCCGGGGCGGCACCAATCTGCTGGGCAGCTTCAGAGACTTTCTCAGTACCGACTCCCTCAACCAAGACGTTGAGGTGAGCTTTACCACTGGGCTGTTTGCGACAGGTGCTCTGGGCGATTGGTCGTTTACCGGGGCTTACAACAACACCCGGGGCCTCAACGATCGCTGCGACGGCAATAGCCTCTACCGCGATGTGCAGGCCTGCGACCAGACCTACCCCGTCTACGGTGACAGCTCCACCACTGACTTTCTCACCGAGTCAATCGATAGCCTGTACCTGCGCTTTCAGCGCGACTCCCTCGCCCCCGACGCTGACCCCGACTACTTCATGTGGGGCGACTACAGCACCCAGGAGTTTGCTGGAGAGTCGCAGCAGTTCACCGCCACCGTGCGCGAGCTGCACGGCTTTAAAGGCAACTACACCTTTGGCAACGGCCTTCAGCTGACCGCCATGTATGGCGACAACGTGCGGCCATTCCAGCGCGACACCATCGCTCCCGACGGTACCAGCGGCTACTACTTCCTGTCGCGGCGACTGGTGCTGCGAGGCAGTGAGAACGTGTTCATCGAGGCCGAGGAATTTAACCGCCCCGGCACGGTGCTGGAGCGTACTCCGCTCTATCGCGGCGTCGACTACGACATCGACTACGATCGCGGCACCCTGCTCTTTCGCCAGCCGGTGCGAGCCGTCGACCTCAACCCCCTAGGCACCACCCTGGTGCGACGTATTGTCGTCACCTACCAGGTTGATGACGCCTCGGTGCGGGGCAGTCTTTATGCGGGGCGCTTGCAGTACCGCCCCCAGGGCGACAGCGGCGGCGTAGTCGGGGCCACACTGCTGACCGAAAACCAGGGAGCCCAAGACTTTACCCTTTACGGCTTTGACTTCCAGTGGCCCCTGGGCGATCTGGGCCAGGTGACAGGCGAATATGCCCGCTCCTCCTTTAATACCGGGGCGACCAACAACCAAGGCAATGCCTATCGCGTTGAGCTGAGCGCCACCCCTTTTGAGGGCATCACCGGCCAAGCCTACTACCGCTCTACCGACAGCGGGTTTAACAACACCGCTACCAGCAGCTTTAGCCCCGGCCAGACCCGCTGGGGTGCTCAGGTACGGGCCCAGGTAGGGGCGCAAACTCAGCTGCGGGCCCTGGTCGATCAAGAACGCAACGTGGGCAACGCCGTAGCCGTGCAAACCACTGCGATCGGGCTGTTTCAGCCCGGCTTCAACCCGGTGCGGGGCGGGGTCATCGACAACACCCTCACCGAAATTCGAGCCGGTGTTGTGCAGCAGATCGGCAGCGCCACTCTGGGAGTAGATTTTGTCAATCGCTCCCGCGAAGACCGCCTGACCAACTTCTCCACCGACGCCAACCAGCTGGTGTCGCGGCTCAACCTGCCGCTGACGGCCACTTTGAGCGCTTTAGCCCAGAGTGAGATCAACCTGAGTGCCGGTGACCCTCTCTACCCGACCCGCAATACCGTTGGTCTAGAGTGGGCCGTGCAGCCCGGCGTCAGCCTGCGGTTGGCTCAGCAGTTTTTGTCGGGGGTGCAGGGGCCGAGTTCGATCACCAGCCTCGACACCATTGTTGACTACCAGCTCGACGACAACACCACCCTGACCAACCGCTACTCGCTGTTGGGGGGCTACAACGGCATTACTGGCCAGGGGGCGGTTGGCTTGAACCACCGGCTGACACTGGCCCCTGGACTGCGGGCCACCTTTGGTTTTGAGCGTATCTTTGGGGATGCCTTCAACCTCACTGGATTGGGCCAGCAGTTTGCCCAACCCTTTGCCGTGGGCCAAGGGGCTTCGGGTCTCGGGCTCCAGGCCTCCACCGTGTACTCAGTCGGGCTGGAGTACACCGACAACCCTGACTGGCAGGCCAGCGGACGCATTGAGTATCGCGATTCGCCGGGTTCGAGCAATCTGGTGCTGGGGGCCGCCGCCGCCGGGCGCATTACCGATGCGCTCACGGGCTTGGCCCGCTTTGAAATGGGCAATTTTGCCAACCAGACGATCACCGATCAGCTGGGGGATTCGAGCACCCTGCGGCTGGGGCTGGCCTACCGCAACCCAGTGAGCGACCAGTTCAACGGCCTGCTGAGCTACGAGTTTCGCAACAACCCCAGCAGCACCCCCAACAGCATCTTGCAGGGCGTCAGCTCAGAGGCCCAAGACCACACCCTATCGCTGGAGGGCATCTACGCCCCCAACTACCGATGGGAGTTTTACGGCAAGTACGGCCTGCGCTACAGCACCGCCAACCTCGCCCAGGACATTGGCTTCTCGAACAGCATTCACCTAGCTCAGGCGCGGGCCACCTATCGCTTTGCCTACCGCTGGGATGTGGGAGCCGAGGTGCGCTGGCTAGGACAGCCGGTGGTCGGCTACAACGAAACCGGCTTTGCCCTGGAGGCGGGCTATTACCTGACTCCAGATGTGCGGCTGGGTCTGGGCTACAGCTTTGGCGGGGCTAGCGACGGCTCCTTTGTGGGCGGCGGTGGCTATCGGTCGGCCAGCGGCCCCTACTTTGGCATTACCGCCAAGGTGAATCAGCTGTTTAACCGCTTTGGGGTGCAGCCGGTGTCGCCCCCTCAGCAGCAAGAGTCTTACGTGGATGAGGCGGCCCTGATCGACAGGCCCGAGGCCGATGCAACGGGCACTGCCCCAGGAGGTGAGGAATGA
- the miaB gene encoding tRNA (N6-isopentenyl adenosine(37)-C2)-methylthiotransferase MiaB has product MAGSARQYHITTFGCQMNKADSERMAGILDTMGLTWTDDPYDADVVLYNTCTIRDNAEQKVYSYLGRQARRKHENPDLTLIVAGCVAQQEGEALLRRVPELDLVMGPQHANRLQDLLEQVFDGNQVVATEEVDIMEDITKPRRDSTITAWVNVIYGCNERCTYCVVPGVRGIEQSRTPEAIRAEMEELGRQGFKEVTLLGQNIDAYGRDLPGSTADGRHQHTFTDLLYFVHDVPGIERIRFATSHPRYFTERLIRACAELPKVCEHFHIPFQSGDNDVLKAMARGYTHEKYRRIIDTVRRYLPDAALSADAIVGFPGETEEQFQRTMDLVNDIAFDQLNTAAYSPRPGTPAALWENQLSEEVKADRLQRLNHLVNTKAAERSQRYAGRIEEVLVEAANPKNPTQVMGRTRGNRLAFFPGDIALLKGELVPVKITEVRPFSLTGEPLRVAAIAG; this is encoded by the coding sequence ATGGCCGGTTCTGCTCGTCAATATCACATCACCACCTTCGGCTGCCAGATGAACAAGGCCGACTCCGAGCGTATGGCTGGCATTCTCGACACCATGGGCCTCACCTGGACCGACGACCCCTACGACGCCGACGTGGTGCTCTACAACACCTGCACCATTCGCGACAACGCCGAGCAAAAAGTTTACTCCTACCTGGGTCGCCAGGCCAGACGCAAGCACGAAAACCCCGACCTGACGTTAATTGTGGCCGGGTGCGTCGCCCAGCAAGAAGGCGAAGCCCTGCTGCGCCGGGTGCCCGAACTCGACCTGGTGATGGGGCCACAGCACGCCAACCGTCTGCAAGACCTGCTAGAGCAGGTGTTCGACGGCAACCAGGTCGTTGCCACCGAAGAGGTGGACATCATGGAAGACATTACCAAGCCCCGGCGCGACAGCACCATCACTGCTTGGGTGAATGTAATCTACGGCTGCAACGAGCGCTGCACCTACTGCGTCGTGCCGGGGGTACGCGGCATCGAGCAGTCGCGCACGCCAGAGGCCATCCGCGCCGAGATGGAGGAACTAGGCCGCCAGGGCTTTAAAGAAGTGACTCTGCTAGGGCAAAACATTGATGCCTACGGCCGCGACCTGCCCGGCTCTACCGCCGACGGGCGGCACCAGCACACCTTCACCGACCTGCTGTATTTCGTCCACGATGTGCCCGGCATTGAGCGCATTCGCTTTGCCACCAGCCACCCCCGCTACTTTACCGAGCGACTAATTCGCGCCTGCGCTGAGCTGCCCAAGGTGTGCGAGCACTTCCATATTCCCTTTCAGTCAGGCGACAACGACGTGCTGAAGGCGATGGCGCGAGGCTATACCCACGAAAAATATCGCCGCATCATTGACACCGTGCGTCGCTACCTGCCCGACGCCGCCCTTAGTGCCGATGCGATCGTCGGCTTTCCCGGCGAAACCGAAGAACAGTTTCAGCGCACCATGGATTTAGTCAACGACATCGCCTTTGACCAGCTCAACACAGCGGCCTATTCTCCCCGCCCCGGCACCCCCGCCGCCCTGTGGGAAAACCAGCTCTCTGAAGAGGTGAAGGCCGATCGCCTCCAGCGGTTAAATCACCTAGTGAATACGAAGGCGGCGGAGCGATCGCAGCGCTACGCGGGCCGTATTGAAGAAGTGCTAGTCGAAGCCGCCAATCCTAAGAACCCTACCCAGGTGATGGGTCGCACTCGCGGCAACCGCCTCGCCTTTTTCCCCGGCGATATTGCACTGCTGAAGGGCGAACTTGTGCCAGTCAAGATCACCGAGGTGCGCCCCTTTAGCCTGACGGGAGAACCGTTGCGGGTGGCTGCGATCGCGGGCTAA
- a CDS encoding HPP family protein, with amino-acid sequence MRQLNYRPAPRTLRLLRPSSHQPRFTHGQILTSYLCSFVGIAVLAYLTVYTGYPLIAAPFGATAVLVFAVPESPLAQPRNVIGGCVVGGVVCVACVSLFGTAPWVMALAVATAIQLMQLTHTLHPPGGAVALVGVMSNASWDFVFTPVLTGAVLLVLCTVAFSRWIPGRPYPKHWL; translated from the coding sequence ATGAGACAGCTTAACTATCGACCTGCACCTCGAACCCTGAGGCTGTTGCGCCCCTCGTCCCATCAGCCCCGGTTCACTCACGGGCAAATTTTGACCTCCTACCTGTGCAGCTTTGTGGGTATTGCCGTTTTGGCCTACCTCACGGTCTACACCGGCTATCCCTTAATTGCCGCTCCCTTTGGGGCTACAGCGGTACTGGTGTTTGCCGTGCCCGAAAGCCCCCTAGCCCAGCCCCGCAACGTAATTGGCGGATGCGTGGTCGGAGGGGTGGTCTGCGTCGCCTGCGTCAGTCTCTTTGGCACTGCGCCCTGGGTGATGGCCCTAGCAGTGGCCACCGCTATTCAGCTGATGCAGCTCACCCACACCCTGCATCCCCCTGGGGGAGCCGTCGCCCTAGTGGGCGTCATGAGCAATGCCTCTTGGGATTTTGTCTTTACCCCCGTGTTGACCGGGGCGGTCTTGCTAGTGCTCTGTACGGTGGCCTTTAGCCGTTGGATTCCCGGCCGCCCTTACCCAAAACATTGGCTGTAA